One Candidatus Delongbacteria bacterium genomic window, TCCATCCTTTCTTTGTAAGGATGATTGTAAATTAACTTCCGCATTTTATTTACATTCTTGCAAATCGAATTCTCTTTCCCAATGGCATCAAAAATTAAAACATCTTCGTCTACATGAATTCTATAATAAATGCCATTTTCTTCCATTTTTCCATCAAGCGAGTGAACTGAGTGAACAGGGTCCAGTCGTATTCTCGAAACTACTCTATATCCACCAAAATTATAAGTTGTTCTATTATAGGTAAGACTGAAGTTCATCATTCCTAGTAATAGATTAAGATAGTGTGAAGCCAATTCCTCCGCACTATCTTTACAACGCGCTTTTACACTAACGGAAATCTGTGTTGAAGCACTTAGTCTAGGGATTTGCAATTTCTTCCTAGCTTCATCAATTTCTTCTAGATCATAATTGATTTTGGAATTCCTAAATGATATTGTGCAATGTTTAAACCTGAACGTACCAATATCATGCCCAGGTTTGAGCGCAACTCGATAGATTACTCTAAAGTGCTTCTCCTCCTTTTTAAAATAGTCTGATTGCCCCTTATTTACAGCTTGTCTGAAACGCATTAGATCTAGTTTGCCAGCTTTTCCTGTTTCAAATAGTGCTTTTGAGACGGTATTTAGCTTCAAAAAACCTGGAAATCCTCTTCTAAATTCAAATATTGAACACAGTGCCGTCTTTGCAGACTCTAGTTCAAACATACCGAATGAGACCTGCTTGCCATGGTCAACGGTTAGGTGCCTATTAAGTCGACCAAGGATGGCCTCTATATTCTGATCTTTTGTTGGTTCGCGCTTCATTCTCTTATACCGCTTACTTGTGATTGCCCAATACTACGATTCAATCCCCATGGCACGCATGGCTTCCAGCACGACCGCCACACCCTTTGTTGGAGTACGTTTGAACTGCGCGGCAATCTCATCCGGCGACTTGGCGCCTGCCTGCAGGGCCTGGCGGACCAGGCGGACTTGGTCTACCAGATCTTTCGGCCAGGGCATTTTTCCGGTGACGGGGGCTTCTGGCGCGGGCGTGGCAACTGCAAGCTCGCCCTGGGCGCCGGTTGCGGCTTGGGCGGCGGGAGCTTTCCCGCGGCACTGGAACTCGGGGCGCAGCCAGCGCACCAGGCCTTGCTTTTCCTCGGCGGCGCGCTGGGCGTTGAGGGCCACCAGGCGGGTCAGCAGTTCCTCCTGGGCGGCCGCCTGCTCGGGAGCGGGATCGGCCAGAGGCAAGGTGCCGCCGGGCTTGCCCACCAGCTGGGGAGCCAGATCCTCCCAGCCATAGGCGGCCAGCACGGCGCGATCGATGTCGTCATGTAGGCTGGCCAGCACGGAGACCAGGCCCTGCTCGTGAATATCCTTTTCCTTGGCGGACAGGGGCTGGCCCTGGCGCAGGGCTTCCAGCACGTTGTACATGCCGGTCAGCGTGAGGCCGGGATGGGCCTCTTGGCTCGCCTTGCGGTGGGCGTCGAGGGCCTCGCCGAGCTCGGCTAAGCGGATATGTTGGAGTGGAGTGACAGCGGGAAGGGGATAGGGATCGAAGCACCGACTCTTGTTGTAACGCGGATCATTGCCTAGGCCAAGCCTTGCGCCAGTGGCAAGCGACCAGCTGACATGGACTCGAGAAGACAGAACACCAAGCACGGTTGGATCCGTGACACAGATGGCGACCAGCATATTGTCCGGCAGAATTTCGGCGGGCAGGAACTGGAAGACCCGGTGGCGGGATGTTTCCACCGTTGCGATGTAACGAGAAAGTCCTGCCAGTGCGGGCCGCAGTTCCTGGCGCGGTTTGCCATGCAACCACCACAGACGAGCGTAGCCCGCTCCATCTTTCGTGTTCCCCTTCGCATCCCGCCCCGGCTTCACTCGCTCGATCAAACGTTGGTAGACGGCTGGGAAACGATTGCGCACAGCTTCCGCGGTCAGTCCGAACAAGTCAATGACCATGACACCACGCGGCTGATCCATCAAGTCGCGGCCATTTCGATAGGGACGGATGTGCCGTTCCAAACCGTCAACAGTCCCCAGTCCCAGCTGCCGCGCCTCGTCATCCGAAACGATGAATCCGGCTCCATGGAGTTTGACTCCCGGCGAGCTGACTCCAGCATTCGCCTGGAGTGCACAAACCTGTGTCACATCCGCGCCGACCGACAAACTCGCACCAATCACGCCGTGGTGCTGTCGAAACGTCACGGCCACTTCATCCAAGCTCTCGGCGCGCTCTTCCGTCACAAAGCGCAACTCGCCTTCCACCTTTTCAGCCGTCCCCACCGTCATCGCAATGCGCACGGCGGCGCCATCGGCACTGTCCACCCAAGGATGGTCGGGAATGGCGAAAGCCAGGGTCAGCGGCGGCGTGGCGGACAACTGGGCTTCCAGCACGCGGCGGTTGAAGGTCTGGCGGATGCTGTTGGTGGTGATGAAACCAAAGCGCTGGATCCGGCCGGCGCGGGCCAGCTCGGCGGCGCGCTGCCACCAGTGCATCACGAAGTCGGCGGACTCGGGCACGGCCTTCCAGGTGGCGCGCAGAGCGTCCACGTAGCCGTCGCCCAGTGCCCGTCGCATTGTGCTGGCGCCAATGAAGGGCGGATTGCCCACCACGAAGTCGGCCTCCGGCCAGGCGGCCTGGCGCGGGTTGACGAAGCGCTCGACGGGGACTTGGGCGCTCTCGTCGGGGACGGGCTGGCCGGTCACGGGGTGGGGCTTGGTCGTGCTGCCGTCCCAGCGGGTCAGCGGGCGGCCGGCGGCGTCGGTGGCGACGGTGCGCTCGTCCCAGTCCAGCAGCGCGTCGCGGCACAGGATGTTGTGGAAGTCGCGCAAGACGGGCTGGGGCGGCTGCACGTGGCCGTGGACGCGGTAGTGCCACTGCAGGTAGCCGATCCAGAGCACCATCTCGGCGATGGCCGCGGCGCGCGGGTTCAGCTCCAGGCCCAGGAACTGGTGCGGGTCCACCGTGACGTGCTCGAGCTCCAGGCTGCCCGTGGCGCCCAGGTCGTCCAGCAGGGTCAGGACCTCGCCTTCGATGCGCTTCAGGTGCTCCAGCGCCACGTAGAGGAAGTTGCCGCTGCCGCAGGCCGGGTCCAGCACGCGCACGCGGCAGAGGCGCTGCTGGAAGGCCATCAGCTCGGCGATGGCCTCTTTGGGCCGGCCCTGCTGGTCCTGGGCCAGGGCGGCGGTCTTGGCATCCAGCCACTCGGCGCGCAAGGGCTCCACCAGCGTGGGCAGCACCAACCGTTCTACATAGGCCCGCGGCGTGTAGTGCGCGCCCAGCTTGTGGCGCTCGCGCGGGTTCAGGGCGCGCTCCAGCAGCGTGCCGAAAATCGAGGGCTCGACGTGGCGCCAATCGGCGCGGGCCGCCTGGAGCAGCAGGTCGATCTGCTTCTTCTCCAGCACGGGCGCCTGGCAGTCGCGGAAGAGGCCGCCGTTGAAATGCAACAGGAACTTGGCCGTGCGGCCCCACAAACCGCCCTGGTCCATGGTGTGCCAGAGCTGCTCGAGCATCGCGGCCAGCACCTCCGGAGTGTCCCGCAGATCGTGCAGCAGGCCGCTGAAGGTCTCGGCGGGCAAGAGGCCCACGTCTTCGGCGAACATGCTGAACAGGCAGCGCATCAGGAAGTTGGCGCTGGCAACGGGCGGGTGGCCGGCCTCCTCCAGGCTCTTGGCCAGCTCGGCCAGCCGCGCGGCGATCTCGCGCGTGACCCGCGCACTGACGCGGGATGGATCCAGGCTCAAGGGATCAAGCCAGACGGCGCGCAGGCGCTCGCGGATTTCGGGCTTCACCAGATCGGTCAGGCGGATGCGGTGGCTGCGGGGATCAGGAAAGGGCGTGTATGCCGCGCCCGAGCGCGTGAAGTCGGCGTAGAGCTCCAGGCTGCGGCCCACGTCGGTGACGATGAGAAAGGGTGGACGGCCCTCCGCCGCCGGCAGGGCCCGGGCGTAGCGCTCGGCCTGGGCCTGGGCCTTGAGCATGGCCTTGTCCCAGCCGCCCGTGTCCAGCTCCAGCCCGCTCTGCTTGGCCTCGCAGACGAAGCAGCCGCGCCGGTACAGGTCGATGAAGTTGGGTGTGACGCTGCCGTCGGCGCCGGACCAGGTCACGCGGCGCTCGAAGCCGTAGGCGTTCTCCTGGTGGTCGGCCTGGGCGGGCTCGGGCTTGGGCAGCTCCAGCAGCTCGCAGAGTTCAGTCAGGAAGAGCTGGTAGTTGGCGCGTTCACCACCCGTGGCCTGAGACCAGCGGGCGCAAAAGTCAGGATAGGGGATGGACATTCGCTGGGGACTCCCGCATTGGGCGCGACGGGGTCAACTTGGCGAAATGGTTCCGTACATGTTGCGCGCCTTCCGCGCTCTGCTGAAATCCACGCGCGCCGTGGAGCGCTGTCTTTGATATCCCCTGGGATTTGCTTGTGACTATGGCCTGGGTTTCCATTTTTGTCCGACGTTTTGTAAGACAGGAGAGTGGAATGAGCCTGCTGACTCTGCGCCTGCCCGAGCCCCTGGAGGTGCGCCTTGCCAGCGTGGCACAGCGCTTGGGGCTCAGCAAATCCGAGCTGGCACGCCAGGCGCTGGTGGTTCATCTGTTGCGTCTGGAGCGGAGCCATGAGATGAGCGGTCTGGTGGCCGAATTGCAGCGCTGCTATGGGGATCCGCTTCGCTTGGCTGAGCTGGAGGAACTGGCGGACTCGCCCTTCGATGGCCTGGATGCCCGGATCGACGCCGAACGGCGGGCGGGGTTGAATCCGGATGACCCCTGGTGGAGCTAACCCCGGCTGCAGCGGGCAGGCAGGGATGCCACAACCCGCGTCGGGGTGAGGTCTGGGTGGCCAACTTCAATCCGGCGCGCGGACGGGAAACGGGCAAGGTGCGGCCCGCGCTGATCATCCAAGCCGACCAGTTGGGTCCCGAGACTACGCCCTATGTGGTTGTGCTGCCCCTCAGTTCCTTGGTGGATTCCCCCACCCGCTGGCAGCTGGCGCTGCCCGCCCGGGATCGTCTGCTCAAGCCCAGCCGCATCCTGGTGGATCAGCCGCGCACGCTGGACCGGGCCCGGCTGGGCGAGGGCCCGTTGACGCGGTTGAGTGAGTCGGAACTGCGCCAAGTGGAGCAGGCCTTGAAACTCCTGCTGGGCCTGTGGTGAAGCGCTGGGCCGGCGCGCGGGACGCACGCCGGTGGAATGGGGGCGCGCATGGGGCGCACAATCATCAGCTCAAGCTGCGCTTCCGCTTGGCGTAGAACGCACCGTACTTCTGGTCCTCTTCCACCATGTGTTTGACAATCCAGTCACGTAAGAACATACCCAATTTTACTGGCGGTAATTTTCCATGTTTGAATTGCTCTAACTGCTCAACCAGCTTCTCGACTAATATTCCATGTTGTACGATGTGTTCCTGTAATCCCGGGTAAAAATAGCGCCGCATGAATTCTTCTTCATCGTGGAAGTGGACCTTGGCATAGTCAAAAAGTTGGTTGATCGTAGTCCAGACGGCACCTTCCGCATTTCCCTTGCCGCTGTGGATCGCGGCACTCAATTCGTTCAACATTTCAAGCAACCGATGGTGTTGCTTATCCATGGCTTCAACGCCGGTATCGTACGCCGGCAACCAACCCATTTGTGCCACGGTGTGCTCCCTTGTTGCCTGTTGTGCGCGGTTGGTCGGACGTGGGCCGTGACTTGGCGCACGCCCACCTGAAGACGCTTCAGTATCGGGAGCGCGGAGCATCAACTTGATGCTCAGTGGCTCGCTGGGCGGCGCGCGAGACCCCGCCGGGGGAAAGGCCGGCGCGCGTCAGCCACGCCGGCACATTGCGAGCGCGCCGACCTTCACGCGCAGCCCAGCAGGCCCTTCAAGCGAGTGAGCAGGCGCCGGCGATCCGCGAGTCCATTCACGCCGCCGTTGATCCGGCGGGTGAGCGCCGTCAGATCGTCCTTGTCGGCCAGGGCGTTCAGTCCGCGCTTGGCCCAGAACCAGCCGGCCACGTCCACGCAGAGGGTGGCATCCGTCTCCACCAGCTCCGGCTGCTCCAGCAATTCGGCCTCGCGACCCAGGGCGCGGCCGTACTCGCGGTAGTTGGCGCGCCCGGTGAGCTGGATCAGCCCGCGGCCCTTGAAGCGCCGGCCGTCGCCGGGCTGGGTGTTGCCCAGATCCTGCCGTCCCTCATAGGCTTCGCCGCTGGCAATCTCCGCGCGGAAGCGCAGTTCGCCCGATTCATGGCCGATCTGCGCCAGGAAGTGCGCTTGCCGGAGCGGCGTGTCGATGTTTCGGGCGGCCAGGGTCCGGCTCACCCCCGCCGCCAGTTCCGTCACATCGCGCTGGGCCGCCCGCAGATAGGCCAGTTCCAGCAGCGTGGTGTCGCAGGTTGCGGGCAGGTTCTCGCAGAGCCGGGCCAGGGCTGCACTGCGCGGTTCGATGCTTTCGGCCGGCGCAGCCTCCCCCAGCACGGCGCGCCGGAAGGCCTGGATGGCGCCCAATGTCTTGGTGCCGAAGGCGCCGTCGGGGTTCAGCGGACCAGCGTCCAGGGCGAACTGACCCTGCTTCGCCGCCAGATTGAGCAGGCGCTGGATGGTCTCCACGTCGTCGCGCGGGTTGGCGCGCCGGGGTCCCACCGCGCTCTGCAGCAAACCCAGACCCCGTGGCACGCCACCCGTGCCACCGGTGCTCGCCGGGCTCGGTTCCGCCGGCGGCGCCGCAGCCGGGGCCAGTGCCGGGGCCGCGCCTTCCGTCTCCCGGCGCTCGAAGTGCGGCGCATCCTTGAAGGAATTCCACTGGCCGCCCCAGCGGTTGGCCGGGTCCAGCGACTCCCAGAAGCGGCCCAGCGGCCGCAGTTCCTCCAGGTCGGTGGTCAGCTTCCACTGGCCGTCGGCCTTGGTGGTGAAGAAGTTGAGGTCCACGGCCAGGCGCTTCACGTGCTGGCTGCTCAGCGTGGCGCTGCGCCCGTTCTTCACGTGCAGGGCCTGCTGCTCGGGCGTCCGGTACAGTTCGCCGCCGGTGACGTGGAAGCCCAGCTCGTTCGCCTTGCAGATCAGCTCCGTGACCTGGAGCAGGAAGGTGGATTGGTCGTGCAGCAGGCTCATGCCGGGTCTCCCGCCCGGCGCGCGCTCCGGGCGCCGCCCGGGGCGGTGGCGGCGGGGAGCTGGCGGCGGATCTGGCTCATCTTCTCATCCTTGTCCTTGCTGCCCACGCTCGACCCGAAGAAGTACTGGATGATGGCCGAGAGCGAGACGCCCAGCAGGAAGCCCAGCACGGTGTCGATGATCCGCTGCTGGGACTCCGAGCGGTTCTCCGGACCGAAGGCGGCGTAGAAAATGAAGGCGAAGGTGAGCAGCGTGAGCAGGGTGGCATAGTAGTAGATGAAACGGCGTGCCACCACGTCGTCGCTGCTCAGGGCGATGCGTTGCAGGCTGCGGGCGTCGGCGCGGTCGGCGGCGGCCAGCTGTTCGCGCTCCAGGCTGCCGGCCTCGCTTTCCTGGCGGCTCTCCAGCAGGCGATCCTGTTGCTGCAGTTCGAATTCCTTCAGGCTGCCCCACTGCTCAGGGCTCAGCTTCTGCTCGGCCACGTCGTGGATGTCGATTCCGGTCCGCTCGAGGATCAGCGCCGTGGTTTCCTGCAGGCGGGGGCCAGGCCCGCCGCGAAAGACGCCGCTGAGCAGATCCAGTCCGCGTTTGGCCAGTTCCGGGGCGATGGCCGCCAGCGCAGCCGGAGCAAGAGGTGGCATGGAGTCCTTTCTCTCCCGGTTCTGGCGCGCGACATGAGAGGGCGCGACGCGGGAGCCGGTGCAGGGTCTGGGGGGATGCTGTGTGTGCGTGCAGTCGGCGCGTGCTGTGTTGCTGGAAAGAAACTAAGGATTGACTTGGTTTGTCAAGGCGTCCAGCGAAATCGATTCGCGACGGCATGCGGGCGGGAAAGTGGACAAATCCGAGAAGTAGTGTCAGGCATCATGCCAGAGCAGGCTGCGGAAAGGCCTGCCGGCGCCGGGCTTAGCGCCGCCGGCGCTTCATGACCGGCAGGGCGTGGCCGGGCGCGGCGGTGACGGCCTCGTGCAGGACCTCGCTCACGGTCCAGAGCGCGTGCAGCAACTGCAGGCGCAGTTCGTCGGGCTGGTCGGGCTGGTGTTCCGGAGTGGCCTCGCCGATCACGCCCAGCATCAGTTCCATCAGGATCGGTTCGGCGAAGTCCGGCGGACCGCCAGCCTCCGGGCTGGCGGCCAGGGAGTCCAGAATCGCCAGGGTGGCGGCGTGGCGACGCAGGATGGCCGGGCGGCGCACGCGCTTCAGGCCGGGATGGGCGGCCTGGAAGGCCTCCACAGCCACCAGCAGGAGGTGCAGACCCAGCGCGGCGGCGTCCTCGTCGTGTCCGGCCAGCATCTCCAGCAGGTAGGCGGTCAGGTCGCGCTGCTGCTGCAGCAGATTCTCCACCCGCGTGGAGGACTCGTTCTGTTGGGCCGCTTCGGCCCGGTCCCAAGCGGCCTCCACCTGTTCCTGGCTGAGGGCCCAGACGGCGGGAGGGGTGGATTCCACGTCGGCCGGCGGGGCGGCGTCGGGGCAGGTCATGGCGGCTTCCTTATTCGCCCCAGCGGCTGTGTTCGCGCACCTGGTAGAACAGCTCCTCGTAGAGCTTGGCACTGTGGGCCCAGGAGAAGTCCTGCTTCATGGCGTTCTTCTGCAGGCGCCGCATGGCGCGCGGGTTGCGCCAAGCGCTGAGCGCCGTGTCGACGGATTCCAGCAGCGCCTCGGCATTATAGTCCTCGAAGGCGAAGCCCGTCGCCCGGTCGGCGTCCTCCAGGAAGGGGATCACCGTGTCCTTCAGGCCGCCGGTGGCGTGCACCACGGGCAGCGTGCCATAGCGCATGGAGTACATCTGGCTGAGCCCGCAGGGCTCATAGCGGCTGGGCATCAGGAAGAAATCGGCCCCGGCGTAGATCAGGTGCGCCAGCGCCTCGCTGTAACCCACGCGCACGGCCATCCGCTCGGGATGGGCCGCGGCCACGTCGCTGAGGAACTTCTCGAACTGGGCCTCGCCCGAGCCGAGGATCACCAGCCGCAGATCCCGCTGCAGCAGCCGATCCAGACAGCCCGCCAGAATGTTCATGCCCTTTTGCCCCGTCAGCCGCGTCACCATGGCCAGCACGGGCCCGCCGAAGCCCGGGTCCAGGCCGAACTCCCGCAGGAGGCGCGGCCGGTTGCCCGCCTTGCGCGGCAGGTGCGAGCTGGAGAAGGGCTCCTCGAGCAGCGGATCCGTGGCCGGGTTCCACTCCTCCACGTCGATGCCGTTGAGAATGCCGCGCACGCGCTCGCCGTGCTGGCGCAGCACGCCGTCGAGGCCGTGGCCCAGCCCGGCCGTGCAGATCTCCCGGGCATAGGTGGGCGAGACCGTCACCACCTCGTCGGCGAAACTGATGCCGGCCTTCAGGCAGTTGAGCTGGCCGTAGAATTCAAAAGGACTGAGCGGAAAGAGCAGCTCCCGGGGCAGGCCGAGCTTGGTGATGGATTCCGCCGGCAGCACGCCCTGGTAGCCCAGATTGTGCAGGCTCAGCACCGAGCGCGTCTGCTGGAGGGCGCGGTTCTCCTGGTGCCGGATGCGCAGCAGGGCCGGGATCAGCGCCGTGTGCCAGTCCGAGCAGACGATCAGGTCCGGCTGCATGTCGGTCTGGCGGACCAGCTCCAGCAGCGCGGTCTGGAAGAAGAACCAGCGCTCGTCGTCGTCGGGCCAGGGCTTGCCGGTCAGCGGATCGTCGTAGATCCCCGTGCGCTCGAAGTAGTATTGGTTCTCGATGAACAGGGCCCGGCACTCGCTGCGCGGATAGCTGGCGGCGAAGATGCGGGTGGGAAAATCGTTGCCCAGGAAGCGCACGTGGATGGTGGCCAGCAGCTCCAGCCCGGCCTCGGCGCGGTCCACCGAGGCGAAGAGCGGCAGCACCGTGGCCACCTCGTGTCCCAGGTTGAAGAGTTCGCGCGGCAGGGCGCCCATCACGTCGCCCAGGCCCCCGCTCTTGATCCAGGGCACGGCTTCCGCGGCCACGAAGAGCACGCGCAGCACGCCCCGCCGGGGTTCTTTCATGCCACCTGCACCTTGCGCAGGTGGTCCGCCGCCACCTCCGGCGCCACCGGGTTGATGTGCAGGCCCGTGCCCCATTCGAAGCCCGCCGGCTGGGTCATGCGCGGCAGGATCTCCACGTGCCAGTGCCAGTCGTACTGGATGGTGTCCCAGTAGTTGCTGCGCCGCAGGCTGTGCCCTGTGTTGGGCGCGGTGTGGAAAATGAAGTTGAAGGGCGGATCCCCCAGCGCGCCGCGCAGACGCTTGAGCACGATGTGCATGATCTTCGAC contains:
- a CDS encoding type II toxin-antitoxin system PemK/MazF family toxin, translating into MELTPAAAGRQGCHNPRRGEVWVANFNPARGRETGKVRPALIIQADQLGPETTPYVVVLPLSSLVDSPTRWQLALPARDRLLKPSRILVDQPRTLDRARLGEGPLTRLSESELRQVEQALKLLLGLW
- a CDS encoding DNA methyltransferase, coding for MSIPYPDFCARWSQATGGERANYQLFLTELCELLELPKPEPAQADHQENAYGFERRVTWSGADGSVTPNFIDLYRRGCFVCEAKQSGLELDTGGWDKAMLKAQAQAERYARALPAAEGRPPFLIVTDVGRSLELYADFTRSGAAYTPFPDPRSHRIRLTDLVKPEIRERLRAVWLDPLSLDPSRVSARVTREIAARLAELAKSLEEAGHPPVASANFLMRCLFSMFAEDVGLLPAETFSGLLHDLRDTPEVLAAMLEQLWHTMDQGGLWGRTAKFLLHFNGGLFRDCQAPVLEKKQIDLLLQAARADWRHVEPSIFGTLLERALNPRERHKLGAHYTPRAYVERLVLPTLVEPLRAEWLDAKTAALAQDQQGRPKEAIAELMAFQQRLCRVRVLDPACGSGNFLYVALEHLKRIEGEVLTLLDDLGATGSLELEHVTVDPHQFLGLELNPRAAAIAEMVLWIGYLQWHYRVHGHVQPPQPVLRDFHNILCRDALLDWDERTVATDAAGRPLTRWDGSTTKPHPVTGQPVPDESAQVPVERFVNPRQAAWPEADFVVGNPPFIGASTMRRALGDGYVDALRATWKAVPESADFVMHWWQRAAELARAGRIQRFGFITTNSIRQTFNRRVLEAQLSATPPLTLAFAIPDHPWVDSADGAAVRIAMTVGTAEKVEGELRFVTEERAESLDEVAVTFRQHHGVIGASLSVGADVTQVCALQANAGVSSPGVKLHGAGFIVSDDEARQLGLGTVDGLERHIRPYRNGRDLMDQPRGVMVIDLFGLTAEAVRNRFPAVYQRLIERVKPGRDAKGNTKDGAGYARLWWLHGKPRQELRPALAGLSRYIATVETSRHRVFQFLPAEILPDNMLVAICVTDPTVLGVLSSRVHVSWSLATGARLGLGNDPRYNKSRCFDPYPLPAVTPLQHIRLAELGEALDAHRKASQEAHPGLTLTGMYNVLEALRQGQPLSAKEKDIHEQGLVSVLASLHDDIDRAVLAAYGWEDLAPQLVGKPGGTLPLADPAPEQAAAQEELLTRLVALNAQRAAEEKQGLVRWLRPEFQCRGKAPAAQAATGAQGELAVATPAPEAPVTGKMPWPKDLVDQVRLVRQALQAGAKSPDEIAAQFKRTPTKGVAVVLEAMRAMGIES
- the glgA gene encoding glycogen synthase GlgA — encoded protein: MKEPRRGVLRVLFVAAEAVPWIKSGGLGDVMGALPRELFNLGHEVATVLPLFASVDRAEAGLELLATIHVRFLGNDFPTRIFAASYPRSECRALFIENQYYFERTGIYDDPLTGKPWPDDDERWFFFQTALLELVRQTDMQPDLIVCSDWHTALIPALLRIRHQENRALQQTRSVLSLHNLGYQGVLPAESITKLGLPRELLFPLSPFEFYGQLNCLKAGISFADEVVTVSPTYAREICTAGLGHGLDGVLRQHGERVRGILNGIDVEEWNPATDPLLEEPFSSSHLPRKAGNRPRLLREFGLDPGFGGPVLAMVTRLTGQKGMNILAGCLDRLLQRDLRLVILGSGEAQFEKFLSDVAAAHPERMAVRVGYSEALAHLIYAGADFFLMPSRYEPCGLSQMYSMRYGTLPVVHATGGLKDTVIPFLEDADRATGFAFEDYNAEALLESVDTALSAWRNPRAMRRLQKNAMKQDFSWAHSAKLYEELFYQVREHSRWGE
- a CDS encoding glycoside hydrolase family 19 protein, yielding MSLLHDQSTFLLQVTELICKANELGFHVTGGELYRTPEQQALHVKNGRSATLSSQHVKRLAVDLNFFTTKADGQWKLTTDLEELRPLGRFWESLDPANRWGGQWNSFKDAPHFERRETEGAAPALAPAAAPPAEPSPASTGGTGGVPRGLGLLQSAVGPRRANPRDDVETIQRLLNLAAKQGQFALDAGPLNPDGAFGTKTLGAIQAFRRAVLGEAAPAESIEPRSAALARLCENLPATCDTTLLELAYLRAAQRDVTELAAGVSRTLAARNIDTPLRQAHFLAQIGHESGELRFRAEIASGEAYEGRQDLGNTQPGDGRRFKGRGLIQLTGRANYREYGRALGREAELLEQPELVETDATLCVDVAGWFWAKRGLNALADKDDLTALTRRINGGVNGLADRRRLLTRLKGLLGCA
- a CDS encoding bacteriohemerythrin, translated to MGWLPAYDTGVEAMDKQHHRLLEMLNELSAAIHSGKGNAEGAVWTTINQLFDYAKVHFHDEEEFMRRYFYPGLQEHIVQHGILVEKLVEQLEQFKHGKLPPVKLGMFLRDWIVKHMVEEDQKYGAFYAKRKRSLS
- a CDS encoding CopG family transcriptional regulator, coding for MSLLTLRLPEPLEVRLASVAQRLGLSKSELARQALVVHLLRLERSHEMSGLVAELQRCYGDPLRLAELEELADSPFDGLDARIDAERRAGLNPDDPWWS